Below is a window of Haloterrigena alkaliphila DNA.
CGAGGATTTCGGGGTCGAAACGGTCGTCGACAAGGACGACCTCGAACTGCCGGTCGCCCCCGTCGACCGCATCGCCAGGCTCGAAATCGACGACCGATATCGCGTCTCGATGGACGCCCGCGTCGCCCTCGCGGACATTCTCGAGGACTACGCGGACAATGTCGCCCGGGCGGCCGCGACCCTCGCCCACCACGCCGACCGCCGAACGATCACCGACGACGACATCGAGACGTACTTCTCGTTGTTCGAGTGAAATGCAGTTCGGCTACAGCGAGATCTGTCTCGCACACGATCCCGGTTCGCGCCACCCCGAGACGCCGGACCGGCTACGGGCGATTCGGGAGCGACTGAAGAAGAAACACGGCGTCGAGTACGTCGAGGCCGACCCCTGCGATCTCGACCGGATGGCGGCCGTCCACGAGCGGGCGTACGTCGAGTCCGTCCGCGACTTCTGCGCCGACGGCGGCGGGAACTGGGACCCGGATACGACCGCCGTCGAGGAGACCTGGGACGCGATCTGCCACAGCGCCGGCCTCGCCTGCTGGGCCGTCGAGGCGGCCCTCGAGGGGGCGACCGGCCGCCGGACCCCCTTCTCGATCGGCCGGCCGCCGGGCCACCACGCCGTCTACGACGACGCGATGGGGTTTTGCTTCGTCAACAACGTCGCGGTCGCCGCCCAGCACGCGCTGGATTCGGACGCGTACGACGTCGACCGGGTCGCCATCGTCGACTGGGACGTCCACCACGGCAACGGCACGCAGGACATCTTCTACGAGCGCGACGACGTCTTCTTCGTCTCGTTGCATGAACAGGGCCTCTACCCGGGTACCGGCGCCGTCGACGAGACCGGCGAGGGGGCGGGCGAGGGGCGGACGATGAACGTCCCCATGCCCGCCGGGACGGACGACCGGGAGTACCTCGCGGCCGTCGAAGGACCGATCACGCAGGCGCTGACCGACTACGACCCTGACCTGCTCCTGATCAGCGCCGGGTTCGACGCCCATCGCCACGATCCGATCTCGCGCATTCGGCTTTCGACGGAGGCTTACGCCCTGATGACCGACCGCTTCCGGACGCTGGCCGACGAGACCGACGCCGCCCTCGCCTTCATCCTCGAGGGCGGCTACGGACTGGACGTCCTCGCGGACAGCGTCGCCATCGTCCACGAGACCTTCGACGGCCGCGAACCGGTCGAACCCGAGTCCGACTGCGGCGAGAAGGCCGAGTCGGCGCTCGAGGACGTGGCCGACGCGCACGGACTGGATCTGGACGTCGACGGCTGACGGCTCGGTTTTCGTTCAAATCCCGGCAGTCGGCGGACGCTGACTCCCCTTCACTTCAGCGAGTACGTGCTGATCGTGACTTATTGTGCTCGACCACTAACCAGCGGTATGAGCATTATCGCCGAGTTTTCCGTCAAATCGGATGACCTCGCTCTGAATCACGCACTCACAGCGGCTCCGCAGATGATCGTCGAGATCGAACAGGTCGTGGCGACGATGGAAGACCGGATTATGCCCTATTTCTGGGTGAGTGGTGGTGATCACGCGGAATTTGAAGCTGCGTTTCAGGAGGATGAATCCGTGACAAACATCGCCGTTATCGACGAAGTAGAGGGAGCGAAATTGTATCGAGCCGAGTGGACGGAAAACGTCCAGACTATCATCTATGCATACGTCGAGCTCGGGGCGACGCTCATGCAAGCAGTCGGTAAAGCGGAGGACTGGGAATTACGAATGCGATTCGACAGTCAGGACGCGCTCTCTGAATTTCAAGAATATTGTAACGACAACGATATTTCGTTCGAACTCAATCGAACTCAGGAACAGGAACAGCCGATGGCGAGCGCCCAGTACGATCTCACGCCGACGCAACGGGAGACACTGGTAACTGCGCTCGAAGCAGGGTACTATGAGGTCCCACGCGCGGTAACGATGCGGGAACTGGCGGAACAACTGGGGGTTGCGCAACAGACACTTTCAAATCGATTTCGAGCTGCATACAGCAATCTCATCACGAGCACGTTGACGATCAGCCATCCAGACGAGGAGAACGACTAGTTCATCAACAACGGAACGTTCGGCCGCTACTGACGAAAGTAGTACTATACAGCCCTTCACCTCTTCCGCAAGGGGTCTATTTATTCGTTCATGGTTGGGACTTCCGCCGAGTTCGATACGCTTCTCGAATTGTGTCAAGAGCAACACCGTCGCATCGTCCTCGCAGTACTCGCGAGCGAGAAACGATCGCTAACGGTGAACGATCTCACGAAGACGATCATCAAACACAATCACCACACTCCGCTGAGAGAGATTTCCAGCGAAGAATCGAGGCGGATTCGGCTGGAACTGCACCACGTGCATATCCCGAAGTTAGCGGACCAATCGCTCGTCGAATACGATCAGGAACGCAAACTGGTAGAACCAACGTCCCGACTCGATCAGTTGCAACCCCAGTTGTCAGCCATTATTGACGCTGATCCCGTTCTTGACCCACTAGTCGCGCTGTGAGAGTGTTCACAGTCATCTTTGAATGACGTAGTCCTTCGAGTACGTTCAGTCACGTGCAGAACAGAGACGACGGTCACTAGGCACGCCTCCACTTCAGTAGCAGAAATTCGTGGTCGGACGTCTCGCGACGTCGATCCGTCCGCGGCCGGCGCTCGAGTCCGACTCAGGGTCGCGGTTCGAAGTACCGCCGCAGCTCCCACCCGAACTCCCCGCACAGCGCCGCGATCTCGTCGCCGACCAGTACCTCGTACGCCGCTGCGAGGGCCGTCTCGACGTGGGCGCCGAGGCCGACGTCGAACAGGCGGTCGCTCTCGAGGAATGCCCGGGCGGTCGTGAACTCGCGGGGTCGCTCGGTAACGTACCGGTCGCCGTCGATGAAGGGGCCGTAGGCGTCGGGATCGCCGGCGTAGGCCTCGTAGAATCCCTCCGCGTGGCTACGGACGTGGATCGGCGGCCCGTCGTGGCGCTCGACGGCGGGGCGCTCCGCGACCGCGAGTTCGGCGAGGATCACCGCGGTGTCGTCCGCGAACGCCGTCGCGCGGAAGACGTCGAAACCGCGATCGTCGAGCCCGGTCGTGATGCCGTCGAGGGACTTCCGAAGCTGGGGATAGAGCTGGTCCTCGACGAGATCGGGCGCGTCGAACCGGATCGCGACCGGCGTCGTCCCGCGCCGCTCGAGGTGCTCCTTGAACTCGTTTTCCGTGAGTGGCTCGGGTTCGTCGGGTTCGAACACCTCGAGTCGGGGCTCCGCGAGGAACGTGCGGGCGTAGTGCTGGAGGCGGGCGACGTTTTCGGGCGCACAGACGGCGGCGACGTTTCGCTCGGGGTCCGTCGGGTCGATGACGACCAGCGGATCGTCGAACGTCTCCTGTCCGTGGTCTTCGGGATCGAGTTCGACCGGCAGCTGCCAGTCGCCCGCGGCCGCGAGCAGTTCGCGGAAGCCGCCGTACTCGAGCACGAGCAATTCGGTGAGGTAGCCGCTAAAGCCCCGCGTCCGGAGGTCGCTGCCGTAGGCGCCGATCCCCTTCAGGAACTGCTTGGCGAGGCGCACGTCGCTGGCGAGGTCGTCGTCGAGTCGCCGCTGGAGGTACTCGGTGTGGAAGGGCGTGCGGTCGACCGCCGAGCGGATCTCGGTGGCGGACTCGAGGCGAAAGCAGGGGACGACGTCGACGTCGAACCCCTCGACGGTCCCCTTGACGTAGGGGTGTTCGGCGTACTCTTCGTGGCCCTCCGGGAGCGTCACGTGGCCGACCTCGAGGCCGTATCGCTCGAGCGTTTCGCGCTCGAGGTCCGGCGGGAAGCGGACGAAGACGTCGATGTCGCGATCGCCGCTGATCCAGGTGTCTCTGGCGGTGGAGCCGACCTGCAGGACGTCGGCGTCGTCGCACAGGTCGGTCGCGGCGTCCGCGGCGCGCTCGGTCAGTCGGTCGGCGACCGCGCGGAGCCGCCGGCGTTCTTCGTCGTCGGGT
It encodes the following:
- the cca gene encoding CCA tRNA nucleotidyltransferase, which translates into the protein MSEEEGDDEEDLEAVLADVRARIEPDDEERRRLRAVADRLTERAADAATDLCDDADVLQVGSTARDTWISGDRDIDVFVRFPPDLERETLERYGLEVGHVTLPEGHEEYAEHPYVKGTVEGFDVDVVPCFRLESATEIRSAVDRTPFHTEYLQRRLDDDLASDVRLAKQFLKGIGAYGSDLRTRGFSGYLTELLVLEYGGFRELLAAAGDWQLPVELDPEDHGQETFDDPLVVIDPTDPERNVAAVCAPENVARLQHYARTFLAEPRLEVFEPDEPEPLTENEFKEHLERRGTTPVAIRFDAPDLVEDQLYPQLRKSLDGITTGLDDRGFDVFRATAFADDTAVILAELAVAERPAVERHDGPPIHVRSHAEGFYEAYAGDPDAYGPFIDGDRYVTERPREFTTARAFLESDRLFDVGLGAHVETALAAAYEVLVGDEIAALCGEFGWELRRYFEPRP
- a CDS encoding DUF7344 domain-containing protein; protein product: MVGTSAEFDTLLELCQEQHRRIVLAVLASEKRSLTVNDLTKTIIKHNHHTPLREISSEESRRIRLELHHVHIPKLADQSLVEYDQERKLVEPTSRLDQLQPQLSAIIDADPVLDPLVAL
- a CDS encoding bacterio-opsin activator domain-containing protein, which translates into the protein MSIIAEFSVKSDDLALNHALTAAPQMIVEIEQVVATMEDRIMPYFWVSGGDHAEFEAAFQEDESVTNIAVIDEVEGAKLYRAEWTENVQTIIYAYVELGATLMQAVGKAEDWELRMRFDSQDALSEFQEYCNDNDISFELNRTQEQEQPMASAQYDLTPTQRETLVTALEAGYYEVPRAVTMRELAEQLGVAQQTLSNRFRAAYSNLITSTLTISHPDEEND
- a CDS encoding histone deacetylase family protein gives rise to the protein MQFGYSEICLAHDPGSRHPETPDRLRAIRERLKKKHGVEYVEADPCDLDRMAAVHERAYVESVRDFCADGGGNWDPDTTAVEETWDAICHSAGLACWAVEAALEGATGRRTPFSIGRPPGHHAVYDDAMGFCFVNNVAVAAQHALDSDAYDVDRVAIVDWDVHHGNGTQDIFYERDDVFFVSLHEQGLYPGTGAVDETGEGAGEGRTMNVPMPAGTDDREYLAAVEGPITQALTDYDPDLLLISAGFDAHRHDPISRIRLSTEAYALMTDRFRTLADETDAALAFILEGGYGLDVLADSVAIVHETFDGREPVEPESDCGEKAESALEDVADAHGLDLDVDG
- a CDS encoding histone family protein; this encodes MNVELPFAPVDTIIRRNAGDLRVSADASRELATRIQEHGSELAIDAAEEATADGRKTLMAEDFGVETVVDKDDLELPVAPVDRIARLEIDDRYRVSMDARVALADILEDYADNVARAAATLAHHADRRTITDDDIETYFSLFE